A single window of Granulicella mallensis MP5ACTX8 DNA harbors:
- a CDS encoding alpha/beta hydrolase family protein, with protein MRKLKVRKSMACIGGTMLFACAAWAQTAPPTPKPAPDVVAGIPVNYDEAKVGTYTLPDPLVLNNGKPVQDAKTWLKQRRPEIVSLFETEQYGKAPGRPAGESFEVFEKGTPALNGKAIRRQVMIYLTSDKTGPAIQLLMYLPAGVTKPVPMLLSINFGAVQNAVDDPGIKPETVWDMKTNKRIQAVGKGFGKLNVEPLLDAGFGVATFYYGDVEPDYRDGFANSIRARYAKPGGTEENRAADDWGSVAAWAWGMSRVEDYFETDKTVDSKRVAIHGVSRLGKTVMWAGAHDERFAAVIASCSGEGGAALSHRDYGETVAHLTAPTRYPYQFAANYAKWAGFPDKAPMDANLLVALIAPRPLLLQTGNTDSWSDPKGEFLSEVAAGPVYRLLEKQDLGTEVWPAAKVPIFRDGLNYYMHDGGHGMVPSDWDIYVQFLKQALHPER; from the coding sequence ATGAGGAAGCTGAAGGTTCGCAAATCAATGGCTTGCATTGGCGGCACGATGCTGTTTGCCTGCGCAGCGTGGGCACAGACTGCCCCACCCACACCCAAGCCCGCACCGGATGTAGTTGCCGGTATTCCCGTGAACTATGACGAGGCCAAGGTTGGCACCTATACCTTGCCCGATCCGCTGGTCTTGAACAACGGCAAGCCCGTGCAGGATGCGAAGACCTGGCTCAAGCAGCGGCGGCCGGAGATCGTCTCGCTGTTTGAGACCGAGCAGTACGGCAAAGCGCCGGGCCGTCCTGCGGGCGAATCGTTCGAGGTCTTCGAGAAGGGAACGCCTGCCTTGAATGGCAAGGCCATCCGCCGCCAGGTGATGATCTATCTCACTAGCGACAAGACCGGTCCGGCGATTCAGCTCCTCATGTATCTGCCCGCTGGAGTGACCAAGCCTGTCCCCATGCTTCTCAGCATCAACTTCGGTGCGGTGCAGAATGCTGTCGACGATCCCGGCATCAAGCCGGAGACCGTGTGGGACATGAAGACCAACAAGCGTATCCAGGCCGTAGGAAAGGGCTTTGGCAAGCTGAACGTGGAGCCTCTGCTGGATGCCGGCTTTGGCGTTGCGACGTTCTACTACGGCGATGTGGAGCCGGATTATCGCGATGGCTTTGCGAACAGCATTCGCGCTCGCTATGCCAAACCCGGAGGGACGGAAGAGAATCGTGCCGCCGATGACTGGGGCTCTGTTGCGGCCTGGGCCTGGGGCATGAGCCGTGTGGAAGATTACTTCGAGACGGATAAGACCGTGGACAGCAAACGCGTCGCCATCCACGGCGTTTCGCGCCTGGGCAAGACGGTGATGTGGGCCGGAGCGCATGATGAGCGCTTCGCTGCTGTCATCGCGAGCTGCTCGGGCGAGGGCGGCGCGGCGCTCAGCCATCGCGACTACGGAGAGACGGTCGCGCACCTGACTGCGCCCACACGCTATCCGTATCAATTCGCAGCCAACTATGCGAAGTGGGCCGGTTTCCCGGATAAGGCGCCGATGGATGCGAACCTGCTTGTGGCGCTCATCGCGCCGCGGCCTTTATTGCTGCAGACGGGGAACACCGATAGCTGGTCTGATCCCAAGGGCGAGTTCCTCTCCGAGGTTGCCGCAGGGCCTGTCTATCGCCTGCTCGAGAAGCAGGACCTTGGCACTGAGGTATGGCCTGCGGCGAAGGTGCCTATCTTCCGCGACGGGCTCAACTATTACATGCACGATGGCGGCCACGGCATGGTTCCTAGCGACTGGGATATCTACGTGCAGTTCCTCAAACAAGCTCTGCACCCGGAGCGGTAG
- a CDS encoding GntR family transcriptional regulator — MINRDLNELSTKGLNERIWNGVPRENLATRVANAIREQVQSGKLERGVQLRGEVEFARELGVSRQTLREATRLLTLEGLLTIRHGVGTFVAESQGYLSSPLDTMNSMSALIRENGNEARVDGLKIRQVAATAEVATALDVPESSPVAEIFRLRLAGATPLVVAYDYIALLDDAEWKLPLIKMFDGGSIYEFMATKLQRHLISSEATVTAVAASKKHAELLQVKPGFPLLLMREIQFEAQRRRGLYSVIYHNSSLVQFTLARPGTRA; from the coding sequence ATGATCAACAGGGACCTGAACGAGCTCTCCACCAAGGGGCTGAACGAACGCATCTGGAACGGAGTACCCCGGGAGAATCTTGCGACGCGCGTTGCGAACGCCATCCGCGAGCAGGTTCAGTCGGGAAAGCTGGAGCGTGGGGTTCAACTTCGCGGCGAAGTGGAGTTTGCACGGGAGCTTGGGGTAAGCCGGCAGACTCTGCGCGAAGCCACTCGTCTTCTAACCCTGGAGGGTTTGCTCACGATTCGCCACGGCGTAGGCACGTTCGTCGCGGAGAGCCAGGGGTACTTGAGCAGCCCTCTCGACACCATGAACTCCATGTCCGCCCTGATCCGCGAGAATGGCAATGAGGCCAGGGTGGATGGCTTGAAGATTCGGCAAGTTGCCGCCACCGCCGAAGTTGCCACGGCGCTGGATGTTCCGGAGTCTTCCCCCGTCGCCGAGATCTTTCGCCTGCGGCTTGCGGGAGCAACGCCTCTCGTGGTGGCCTACGATTACATCGCGCTTCTCGACGATGCCGAGTGGAAGCTGCCGCTCATCAAGATGTTCGACGGAGGCTCGATCTACGAGTTCATGGCAACGAAACTCCAACGGCACCTGATATCGAGCGAAGCGACGGTAACGGCCGTTGCCGCCAGCAAAAAACATGCGGAGCTTCTGCAGGTTAAGCCCGGCTTCCCTCTCCTGCTGATGCGGGAGATCCAGTTCGAAGCCCAACGCCGTCGTGGCTTGTACAGTGTGATCTACCACAACTCTTCCCTGGTGCAATTTACCCTGGCACGGCCTGGGACGAGGGCGTGA
- a CDS encoding TetR/AcrR family transcriptional regulator, whose product MGVSAAETAKKHEEILDKSIRLFRQDGLNVSVGEVMKAAGLTHGPFYNHFSSKEALIVEALTRAMDRGSSELEEYPKTERGRRDYLDTYLSSAHASDLKGGCTIAALAVEVAREPAIAKPFTEKLKETIATFSEHFPWARGKRQARGLAIHAFSSMVGAVILARAVDDPVFAREILDETRKRIG is encoded by the coding sequence ATGGGTGTATCAGCAGCAGAGACCGCAAAGAAGCATGAGGAGATTCTGGATAAGTCGATTCGTCTCTTTCGCCAGGATGGGCTTAATGTCTCAGTAGGAGAGGTGATGAAGGCGGCTGGTCTAACCCACGGACCGTTTTACAACCACTTCTCTTCGAAAGAGGCACTGATCGTTGAGGCGTTGACGCGCGCGATGGACCGAGGCTCATCGGAACTCGAAGAGTATCCCAAAACGGAGCGCGGACGGAGGGACTATCTGGACACGTATCTGAGCTCCGCACATGCTTCGGATCTCAAAGGGGGATGCACCATAGCCGCTCTGGCCGTCGAAGTCGCACGCGAGCCTGCCATCGCAAAGCCCTTCACGGAAAAGTTGAAGGAGACGATCGCGACCTTCAGCGAGCATTTTCCATGGGCCCGAGGGAAACGACAAGCGAGAGGCCTGGCGATACACGCATTCAGCAGCATGGTCGGAGCCGTTATCCTGGCGCGTGCTGTGGATGACCCGGTATTTGCCAGGGAGATTCTGGACGAGACAAGGAAGCGCATCGGCTAG
- a CDS encoding SDR family NAD(P)-dependent oxidoreductase, with the protein MSSKLGTAVVTGASSGIGAVYADRLGARGYDLLLVARRVERLEKLAADLRSKYGVHVEVVGADLGKASDLEQFADRLRGDEHVTLLVNNAGLAYMTPSAELSAAKAQEQINVNVTALVQLSLAVLPRFVAKNAGTLINISSVLSIFAMPLSTTYSGTKAFVTLFTQGLQQEVKDTKIRIQAVLPASTATEIWDVAGIGGHGVLDPATVMSTEACVDAALAGLDAGELITFPSLEDGALWSHLEQARLAIPAAVNTRIPASRYTSRV; encoded by the coding sequence ATGTCCAGCAAATTGGGAACAGCAGTGGTGACGGGAGCGTCATCCGGTATTGGAGCGGTTTACGCAGATCGTCTCGGCGCAAGAGGGTATGACCTTCTGTTGGTGGCCCGCAGGGTCGAGCGTTTGGAGAAGCTTGCGGCCGATCTGCGCAGCAAGTATGGGGTTCATGTAGAGGTCGTTGGTGCGGATCTGGGGAAGGCAAGTGACCTGGAACAGTTCGCCGACCGTCTGCGTGGCGACGAGCACGTGACGCTTCTGGTTAATAATGCGGGGCTGGCCTATATGACTCCTTCTGCAGAGCTCAGCGCAGCCAAGGCACAGGAGCAGATCAACGTAAACGTTACGGCGCTCGTGCAGTTAAGTCTTGCCGTGTTGCCCCGCTTCGTCGCGAAGAACGCGGGAACTTTGATCAACATCAGCTCGGTGCTTTCCATCTTTGCGATGCCCCTGTCGACCACGTACAGCGGCACGAAGGCCTTCGTCACACTCTTTACCCAGGGTCTGCAGCAAGAGGTCAAGGACACAAAGATCCGTATTCAGGCTGTCCTGCCGGCGTCTACCGCAACCGAGATCTGGGATGTCGCCGGTATCGGCGGTCATGGCGTGCTCGATCCGGCGACTGTGATGAGCACGGAGGCGTGTGTCGATGCAGCGCTGGCCGGACTGGACGCGGGGGAATTGATTACATTCCCCAGTCTTGAGGACGGAGCACTTTGGAGCCATCTGGAGCAGGCGCGATTGGCAATTCCTGCGGCGGTGAACACCAGAATTCCGGCTAGTCGCTACACATCGCGCGTCTGA
- a CDS encoding carbohydrate kinase family protein, translated as MTSSVSVFGNLTIDDLVFPDGSTRWAVPGGSVIYAALGAALWTGRVSIVAPLGADYPIELLDQRIDLSRCRRVPRTLRNWGLYEEDGRRHFVSRSATRDWNAFSPKLADALSGVQSAAHIAPLPHDIAIGLARELRKAGTLFISLDLDDHDLLGRAHLEEIVELIRAVDLFLPSRQDILAIFPGVTPLEALHKLRALAPDVALIAIKCGAEGAIAHVAGAGERIHIPAIPVEPVDTTGAGDAFCGGVLAGFARGDDPITALLYGTVSASFCIESYSFSSLSAATGQEAASRLAALLQRVELHPMGG; from the coding sequence GTGACCTCCTCTGTATCCGTCTTTGGCAACCTCACCATCGACGATCTCGTCTTCCCCGACGGATCGACTCGGTGGGCCGTTCCTGGCGGCAGTGTTATCTATGCGGCGTTAGGAGCCGCACTCTGGACAGGACGCGTGAGCATCGTTGCTCCCCTGGGCGCTGATTATCCAATAGAACTTCTGGACCAACGCATCGACCTGTCGCGCTGCCGGCGCGTGCCGCGCACGCTGCGCAACTGGGGCCTCTACGAGGAAGACGGAAGGCGGCACTTCGTCTCACGCAGCGCAACCAGGGACTGGAATGCATTCAGCCCGAAGCTTGCAGATGCGCTCTCCGGCGTTCAATCTGCGGCCCATATTGCTCCGCTGCCGCACGATATCGCCATAGGATTGGCGAGAGAACTTCGCAAGGCAGGCACGCTCTTTATCTCACTCGATCTCGACGATCATGATCTCCTCGGCCGCGCGCATCTCGAGGAGATCGTCGAACTCATCCGTGCCGTCGATCTCTTTCTGCCGAGCCGGCAAGATATCCTCGCGATATTTCCGGGGGTGACTCCGCTCGAAGCCCTGCACAAGCTGCGAGCCCTTGCACCGGATGTGGCGTTGATCGCCATCAAGTGCGGTGCAGAGGGTGCGATCGCTCACGTTGCAGGAGCCGGCGAGCGAATTCATATCCCAGCTATACCCGTTGAACCGGTCGACACAACAGGGGCGGGAGATGCCTTTTGCGGTGGCGTGCTGGCCGGATTCGCCAGAGGCGACGATCCCATCACAGCGTTGCTCTACGGCACGGTATCGGCCTCCTTTTGTATTGAGTCGTATAGCTTTTCCAGTCTCTCCGCCGCAACCGGACAGGAAGCGGCCAGCCGTCTCGCGGCACTTCTTCAACGCGTAGAGCTCCACCCGATGGGTGGATAG
- a CDS encoding DUF481 domain-containing protein, which translates to MALTVAGAPLRAQAGKSDSAARSEARSDKDTITFDNGDTLTGKVGKVVYGNMSFHSDALGDLTIPLTKIKAMHTTTAFAAGTTTAPLTKKNVAEQVPVGRIELENETLSVMLSQGEVRTFPVKDLRFMLDEPAYRRELHNQSDFLYGWYGTATLGASVVASTNNAQTYTGTIGLVRAIPTIAGLPAGSKTILNLSGTYGLAKDPEIVSGGDVFQTASVTKTDILHGDLEYDKFFTPMVFGLVSGSADHNFGNGLELQQAYGAGIGWGILRSPQNDLSIRASLQYEQQQFYNGITSGLGTPTENLVSASVGETWSRTFPHSIKFNEYVTLAPTFNVVKAYSGVAGAGFVFPVYKNLNFSVTTTDNYLGDPPEGFQRNTFQLTTGVTYTLK; encoded by the coding sequence GTGGCGCTGACAGTTGCGGGGGCTCCCCTGCGAGCGCAGGCAGGCAAATCCGATTCAGCCGCCAGAAGTGAAGCCAGGAGTGACAAAGACACGATCACCTTCGACAACGGGGATACGCTGACCGGCAAAGTCGGCAAGGTCGTGTACGGGAACATGAGCTTCCACAGCGACGCGCTGGGAGACCTGACGATTCCGTTGACCAAGATCAAGGCGATGCATACGACGACGGCGTTCGCGGCGGGGACAACGACAGCACCGCTCACGAAGAAGAACGTTGCGGAACAGGTGCCGGTAGGAAGAATCGAGCTTGAGAACGAGACCCTGAGCGTGATGCTGTCGCAGGGCGAGGTGCGGACGTTTCCCGTGAAGGACCTGAGGTTCATGCTGGATGAACCGGCTTACCGGCGGGAGCTGCACAACCAGTCGGACTTTTTGTATGGGTGGTATGGCACGGCCACGTTGGGCGCGAGCGTGGTGGCTTCAACCAACAATGCACAAACCTATACAGGTACGATCGGATTGGTACGAGCTATTCCGACGATCGCCGGGCTGCCCGCAGGAAGCAAGACGATCCTGAACCTGAGCGGAACCTACGGTCTGGCGAAGGACCCGGAGATCGTCTCCGGCGGCGATGTATTTCAGACGGCGTCGGTAACGAAGACAGACATCCTGCATGGCGACTTGGAGTACGACAAGTTCTTTACGCCGATGGTGTTCGGCCTGGTGAGCGGCAGCGCGGATCACAACTTCGGCAATGGCCTGGAGCTGCAGCAAGCCTATGGTGCGGGCATCGGCTGGGGCATCCTGCGCAGCCCGCAGAACGATCTCTCCATACGGGCGAGCCTGCAGTATGAACAACAGCAGTTCTATAACGGTATTACCAGCGGACTCGGAACGCCGACAGAGAACCTGGTGAGTGCTTCCGTCGGCGAGACGTGGAGCAGAACATTCCCGCACAGCATCAAGTTCAACGAGTATGTGACGCTGGCCCCGACGTTCAATGTGGTCAAGGCGTACTCGGGCGTTGCGGGAGCGGGATTTGTCTTCCCGGTCTATAAGAACCTGAACTTCTCGGTGACGACCACAGACAACTATCTCGGCGACCCGCCGGAAGGATTTCAGCGCAACACGTTTCAGCTCACGACTGGCGTTACCTATACGTTGAAATAA
- a CDS encoding carbohydrate kinase family protein, which yields MVYKQPPITKVDLVGVGLNATDTVIPLTSFPTLGSKIEYSERSILLGGEISTAVIACRRWGLRTRYIGRLGDDYAARLHRAAFDDVGVESRILTVEDASSPQSLILVDGSGERTVLCHRDPRLTLQPEDMERKWITSARALLVDGYHTTAAITAATWAREAGIPVIADLDVIRPGINDLLPLVDYAFASRDFPTAMTGEPDLKKALASLRDQFHCRLVGVTLGQDGILTWDGEQSIQRPAYRVSAVDTTGAGDLFHAGFVYGLLQGWPLERQLDYACAAAALNCTRAGARGRIGTVDEISQLMTGDKRYDITEAR from the coding sequence GTGGTCTATAAGCAGCCTCCTATAACAAAAGTCGATCTGGTCGGTGTCGGTCTCAACGCAACGGATACCGTCATCCCACTGACATCATTTCCCACTCTCGGTTCCAAGATCGAGTACAGCGAACGCAGCATTCTGCTCGGCGGCGAAATCTCTACCGCTGTGATCGCCTGCCGCCGCTGGGGGCTGCGCACCCGGTACATCGGGCGCCTTGGCGACGACTATGCCGCACGTCTTCACCGCGCTGCCTTTGACGACGTCGGCGTCGAGTCCCGCATCCTCACCGTGGAGGACGCCTCCAGTCCGCAGTCTCTCATCCTTGTCGACGGCTCGGGCGAACGCACGGTCCTGTGTCATCGCGATCCGCGCCTGACCCTGCAACCGGAGGACATGGAGCGCAAATGGATCACCTCTGCGCGAGCGCTGCTCGTCGATGGTTATCACACCACCGCGGCCATCACCGCCGCGACCTGGGCCCGCGAGGCAGGCATCCCCGTCATTGCCGACCTGGATGTCATCCGCCCCGGCATCAACGACCTGTTGCCGTTGGTGGACTACGCCTTTGCCAGCCGCGACTTTCCGACAGCGATGACGGGTGAGCCGGATCTAAAGAAGGCTCTGGCCAGTCTCCGAGACCAGTTTCATTGCCGCCTGGTGGGCGTCACCCTGGGACAGGACGGCATCCTGACCTGGGATGGCGAGCAGTCGATTCAGCGGCCTGCCTATCGGGTCTCTGCCGTCGATACCACAGGCGCCGGCGATCTCTTCCATGCTGGCTTTGTCTATGGACTTCTGCAGGGCTGGCCCCTCGAGCGTCAGCTTGATTACGCCTGCGCGGCCGCCGCGCTTAACTGCACCCGCGCCGGCGCTCGTGGCCGCATCGGAACCGTCGATGAGATCTCGCAACTTATGACAGGCGATAAGCGATACGACATTACTGAAGCGCGCTAG
- a CDS encoding TonB-dependent receptor produces MTVRKLTRYVLMLVSLASVHARMQAQTAVDGAIGGTVEDKTGAVISGANIVIHNNGTNAEQNITSDAAGFFRANHLQPGTYTVTISAPNFEAFRSEKVDVTVGSLTNVQSSLSPGSSSEMIDVTSAAPAINTTNNDFTSTIDLKALEDLPVNNYRWSAYALQAPGVVESGGFGLLSFRGQSTLLNNITIDGADDNQAFFSEERGRTNIGYSTPKSAIQEFQINTSNYSTEYGRASGGVVNAVTKSGGNQFHGEGYFLDRDSALAAFNDFTSENVQKTPGGPFTSVPIKPTDIRKQEGFAFSGPLIHDKLFFFFALDRFYHDFPIVTVPSAPSTFYAQPSATLPGNATCPGSTNPISSVTTSANYDPNFFADSGACTLQTNLKLATYAAARTDYISGQTGLNSLLGQAARFADQTLFFPKIDWQINGKNHLSAEVNRLRFISPSGQQTNATASYGTQSIGNVYARDTWGVARLDTYITSAISNEVRYQYSRDFEFAGAETPTSYEQSTLLNTATGYSNPLGFPPNVSITGAFQFGTPTFYPRPAYPDERRWQVTDTVQWVRGNHTFKFGGDYIHTNDLSENLSSFYGGYSYTTPATYLTDFYLAQNPATVSQAAHYSGYQQGFGPLGFEFQTGDYAGFIQDEWKVSPRLSVTLGLRYEYEQVPNAQLPNPLVPQTESLPSDKNNIAPRVGFAYDVFGSGKTILRGGYGIFNARLINSTIYNAIAQTGAAGGQEQSPNLLPGNPGAPVFPQIISGSLASSVTPNVIYFDPHFQLPQVHQADLNVDQDLGWNTTLTLSWLGSYGRELPSFVDTNLPAPVNVTYTVVNNNSSGLLTNGAQISTRFYGYPVKSPVAGAPAPPAVADFGRPDVRYGAKTDIFSGVNSNYEAFVAQINHRMNHNVQFQASYTWSHALDYGENNTTFSSSNSLLDPLNLRAEYGNSVQNVPNRFIATAVIDSPWKASGWKSYLVNGYELSPSFSAQNGEPYSATVNGSPTNLATSGSVTGYITGTSTGFTGSGGSTRIPGFQRDTFELPKTYVLDLRGSKRFTIRERYSLEFLAEAFNLPNHQNITATNTPAYAFGTATGANGQPYSTLTQYTGAAFGSVSNSNNNMIYTPRQIQLGVRLQF; encoded by the coding sequence ATGACAGTTAGAAAGTTAACAAGATACGTATTGATGCTTGTCTCGCTTGCGAGTGTGCATGCGCGGATGCAGGCGCAGACCGCGGTCGATGGGGCCATCGGTGGAACCGTAGAAGACAAGACGGGCGCTGTGATCTCTGGCGCGAACATCGTCATCCACAACAACGGCACCAATGCCGAGCAGAACATCACCTCGGACGCAGCCGGATTCTTTCGTGCGAACCACCTGCAGCCCGGAACTTATACCGTCACGATCTCAGCGCCGAACTTCGAAGCCTTCAGGTCGGAGAAGGTGGATGTAACCGTTGGCTCGCTCACGAACGTGCAGTCCAGCCTATCGCCCGGATCTTCCAGTGAGATGATCGACGTCACCAGCGCGGCTCCCGCGATCAACACCACGAATAACGACTTTACGAGCACCATTGATCTCAAGGCTCTCGAAGACCTTCCGGTCAACAACTACCGCTGGTCTGCCTATGCCTTGCAGGCGCCAGGTGTTGTTGAGTCCGGCGGGTTCGGTCTCCTCAGCTTCCGCGGACAGAGCACTCTGTTGAACAACATCACGATCGATGGCGCGGACGATAACCAGGCGTTCTTCTCCGAAGAGCGCGGCAGAACCAACATTGGATATTCGACGCCAAAGTCGGCGATCCAGGAGTTCCAGATCAACACCTCGAATTACTCCACCGAGTATGGAAGAGCGTCAGGTGGAGTCGTCAACGCCGTTACCAAGAGCGGCGGCAACCAGTTCCATGGAGAGGGTTACTTTCTCGACCGCGATTCGGCATTAGCTGCGTTCAATGACTTCACCTCGGAAAACGTGCAGAAGACGCCGGGTGGCCCCTTTACGTCGGTGCCCATCAAGCCTACCGATATCCGCAAACAGGAAGGGTTCGCCTTCAGCGGCCCTCTGATTCACGATAAGCTCTTCTTCTTCTTCGCACTGGACCGCTTCTACCACGACTTTCCCATCGTCACGGTACCCAGCGCGCCCTCGACGTTCTATGCGCAACCCTCGGCTACTCTGCCGGGCAACGCAACCTGCCCTGGCAGTACAAATCCCATCAGCAGCGTAACGACGTCCGCAAACTACGATCCGAACTTCTTTGCTGACAGTGGTGCCTGCACGCTGCAGACGAACCTGAAGCTTGCTACCTATGCAGCGGCGAGAACGGATTACATCTCAGGGCAGACAGGCTTGAACTCGTTGCTGGGACAGGCTGCGCGCTTTGCCGACCAGACCCTGTTCTTCCCCAAGATCGATTGGCAGATCAACGGCAAAAATCATCTCAGCGCAGAGGTCAATCGGCTCCGCTTTATCTCGCCCTCCGGTCAGCAGACCAACGCAACTGCCAGCTATGGAACCCAGAGCATCGGCAACGTCTATGCTCGCGATACCTGGGGTGTGGCCCGGCTCGACACCTACATCACCTCGGCCATCAGCAATGAGGTCCGTTACCAGTACAGCCGCGACTTCGAGTTCGCGGGTGCCGAAACGCCCACCTCCTATGAGCAGAGCACTCTGCTCAACACGGCGACGGGATATTCCAATCCTCTTGGCTTTCCTCCCAACGTCTCCATCACCGGAGCCTTTCAGTTCGGCACGCCCACCTTTTATCCAAGGCCTGCCTATCCTGACGAGCGCCGCTGGCAGGTGACCGATACCGTTCAATGGGTGCGCGGCAACCATACCTTCAAGTTCGGTGGCGATTACATTCACACGAACGACCTGAGCGAGAACCTGTCGAGCTTCTATGGCGGATATAGCTATACGACGCCGGCCACGTATCTCACAGACTTCTACCTTGCGCAGAATCCCGCCACAGTCTCCCAGGCCGCTCATTACAGCGGATACCAGCAGGGCTTTGGTCCGCTCGGATTCGAGTTCCAGACCGGTGACTATGCGGGCTTCATCCAGGATGAGTGGAAGGTGAGCCCGAGGCTCAGCGTCACCCTAGGCCTGCGCTACGAGTACGAGCAGGTCCCCAATGCGCAACTCCCCAACCCGCTCGTTCCTCAGACTGAATCCCTGCCCAGCGACAAGAACAACATCGCACCTCGTGTCGGCTTTGCCTATGATGTCTTCGGAAGCGGCAAGACGATCCTTCGTGGCGGCTACGGCATCTTCAACGCGCGTTTGATCAACTCGACCATCTACAACGCGATCGCGCAAACAGGAGCGGCTGGAGGACAGGAGCAAAGCCCGAACCTGCTGCCGGGCAATCCCGGTGCGCCGGTGTTCCCGCAGATCATCTCAGGATCTCTGGCGTCCTCGGTCACACCGAACGTGATCTACTTCGATCCTCACTTCCAACTGCCGCAGGTCCATCAGGCGGATTTGAATGTGGATCAGGACCTGGGCTGGAATACGACGCTGACCCTGAGCTGGCTCGGTTCCTACGGGCGTGAGCTGCCGAGCTTCGTCGATACCAACCTGCCTGCCCCGGTGAACGTCACTTACACGGTCGTCAACAACAACTCGTCGGGCCTGTTGACGAACGGAGCGCAGATCAGCACCCGATTCTACGGCTATCCGGTGAAGTCGCCGGTAGCAGGTGCGCCCGCGCCGCCGGCTGTAGCCGACTTCGGACGTCCTGATGTGCGCTACGGCGCGAAGACGGACATCTTCAGCGGCGTCAACTCCAACTATGAAGCGTTTGTGGCGCAGATCAATCATCGGATGAACCACAATGTGCAGTTCCAGGCGAGCTATACCTGGTCTCATGCGTTGGACTACGGCGAGAACAACACCACGTTCTCCAGCAGCAATAGTCTTCTCGATCCGCTGAACCTGCGGGCAGAGTATGGCAACTCCGTTCAGAACGTGCCGAATCGCTTCATCGCTACCGCGGTCATCGACTCGCCCTGGAAGGCGTCGGGATGGAAGAGCTACCTGGTCAACGGGTATGAGCTGTCTCCGAGCTTCTCCGCCCAGAATGGCGAGCCGTACTCGGCGACAGTGAATGGAAGCCCGACGAACCTGGCCACTTCAGGAAGCGTGACAGGCTATATCACGGGCACCAGCACTGGCTTCACGGGCTCTGGCGGATCGACACGCATCCCCGGATTCCAACGGGATACGTTTGAGCTGCCAAAGACCTACGTGCTGGACCTGCGCGGTTCGAAGAGGTTCACGATCCGCGAACGCTACAGCCTGGAGTTCCTGGCCGAGGCATTCAATCTTCCGAACCATCAGAACATCACAGCAACCAATACCCCTGCCTACGCTTTTGGCACGGCAACGGGAGCTAACGGGCAACCGTACAGCACGCTCACCCAATACACCGGGGCGGCCTTCGGATCTGTCAGCAACTCCAACAACAACATGATCTACACCCCGCGTCAGATTCAATTGGGAGTACGTTTGCAGTTCTAA